AGCAGATGGGCAAGCAGAACGGTGATGAGCACCTGACATGCTTGCCGGCCCCCCTGAGCGACTCCTGCCCACCAAACGCCTTGAATGGTTTGCTGCTTAAGTGTCATGCTGGTTGCAGGACCAATGCCGTTCGAGAACGCACCACCCGTGCCGGATTTCCCACCACGATGGCCTGTTCCGGGACGTCCTTAGTGACCACGGCGCCGGCGCCGATGATCGCGCCGGATCCGATGGTGACGCCGGGCAAGAGAATGGCGCGCGCGCCGATCCACACGTCATCGCCGATGATCACCGGCCGCTCCGGCTGAAATCCTTGGCGGTTCATCGGGACGTCGGTTCGCGAAAATTGGTGATTCTGGCTATAGATAACCACGTCAGGCCCCATCATCACGTCGTGGCCGATGATGATGGTGCCATGCAACGACGCGTTGACCCCGATGCCTGAACGATCGCCGAGCGACAGGTGACGACCCGAGCCGAACCATGCGCGCGTTTCCACATTGACATCGTTTCCGCATGAGGCAAACAGCTGCCGGCAGACGGCTGCGCGGATCGCCTTCCACCAGCGTCCGCCCGGAGCTATCGATGAGGGCAGATGCCTGGCCATGCCGTAATACAGGAGAGAGCACCCCCTAGACCAGATCGTAGAGGAAGCCCGGAATCGCAAAGGTGCGTCCATTGAGAATCGTGCCCATGATTTTACCGTTCATGTGCCGCCAAGGAGCCAGGGCCGCTTCCAGCGCCTGCCGTCGCGCCTTCCCTTCCCGGATGACCAAGGTCAACCCATCCACCGCCGGGGCCAGCATCATGCTGTCTTGATAGTCGCTGGTGTTGGCGCAATCCAAGATCACGAAATCAAACGCGTCCTTCGTTTCGCGCAGCAACACGCTCATCCGTTCAGAACTCAAGAACCCTAGGGGATTGGAGACGGGTTTGCCCGCAGCGAGCACCGCCACGTGAGGCGTAATATAGGACGCCGCCGCCTCCCAGGAGGTCCGCCCTTGCAGCACGTCGGTCAGGCCGACGATGTTTTTCAACCGCAAGAGTTTGTGCAGCGAAGGCGCTCGAAGATTGGCGTCGATAATCAAGACGCGCTGATGCGCATAATAGGCGAGGCAGCGCGCGAGATTGACCATCACCGTCGTCGATCCCTCAGCCGCCAGGGGGGCGGTCACGAGCAGCGTTTTGATCCCCCGCGCTTTCGCGGTCAGATAGATTTGGTCGGTCAGCGCGCGAAACGCCGAAACATACGGCGTCTTTCGCCGGAAGTTCTTGACCACGGCGCAATGCCAGAACTTGCGCTT
The genomic region above belongs to Candidatus Omnitrophota bacterium and contains:
- a CDS encoding acetyltransferase; the encoded protein is MDAPLRFRASSTIWSRGCSLLYYGMARHLPSSIAPGGRWWKAIRAAVCRQLFASCGNDVNVETRAWFGSGRHLSLGDRSGIGVNASLHGTIIIGHDVMMGPDVVIYSQNHQFSRTDVPMNRQGFQPERPVIIGDDVWIGARAILLPGVTIGSGAIIGAGAVVTKDVPEQAIVVGNPARVVRSRTALVLQPA